From a single Mangifera indica cultivar Alphonso chromosome 19, CATAS_Mindica_2.1, whole genome shotgun sequence genomic region:
- the LOC123203047 gene encoding embryogenesis-like protein, whose translation MFKRSQILLFKSIFKNPFRSSPRPVSPFLLNSLSQIPTQPQLGADPVPFSKRQFCTIPYSLTLQKSHLARPYSTESGAESGAELDYNKEVDMINLKFAEAREEIEMAIESKETVYFNEEAECARIAVKEVLDRFEGLLGKLKDSEKEALQSSMGLKIEQLKAELKQLDD comes from the coding sequence ATGTTCAAACGCTCAcaaattttactctttaaatCCATCTTCAAGAACCCTTTTAGGTCTTCTCCAAGACCCGTTTCTCCATTTCTCCTCAATTCACTCTCTCAGATCCCAACTCAGCCCCAACTCGGCGCCGACCCAGTCCCATTCTCGAAGCGTCAATTTTGCACAATCCCATATTCGTTAACCTTGCAGAAATCCCATCTTGCTAGACCCTACAGCACTGAGTCGGGAGCTGAGTCAGGGGCCGAGTTGGATTACAACAAAGAAGTGGACATGATAAACCTGAAATTTGCAGAGGCGAGAGAGGAGATAGAAATGGCAATAGAGTCAAAAGAGACGGTGTACTTCAATGAGGAAGCTGAGTGTGCTCGAATTGCTGTGAAGGAAGTTTTGGATAGGTTTGAGGGGCTCTTGGGGAAGTTAAAAGATAGTGAAAAGGAAGCTTTGCAGAGTTCTATGGGGCTCAAGATTGAGCAGTTGAAAGCTGAGCTTAAACAGTTGGATGACTGA